Proteins encoded within one genomic window of Brachybacterium sp. P6-10-X1:
- a CDS encoding carbohydrate ABC transporter permease — MAAVPTAVPAGAPSRTRGARRRITPARALFFAVFLGLPLLLYVVIVVWPVAQAIYYSLTDWRGLAAAPEFIGLGNYVTLFQDPTFLKALTNNLILLVALPTIVIVLAFALAILVTVGGSTRGQIRGVRGANFFRMVSFFPYVIPAVVVGILFAFIYSPNGGLLNGTLGLVGLDSGIAWLGNPDYALIAVMLAVVWNLLGFYMVLFVAAIHAVPAEVVEAARLDGCGRMRLSVQVIMPMIRENVSTAAVYMGIVALDMFVYIQVMTPNGGTAKSTEVISRYLYQTAFFDSRFGLASAMGVVLALVTMLMAVIVLFSFRRKDV; from the coding sequence ATGGCGGCCGTTCCCACTGCAGTCCCCGCGGGTGCGCCGTCGCGTACCCGAGGGGCCCGCCGCAGGATCACACCCGCCCGGGCCCTCTTCTTCGCGGTCTTCCTCGGACTGCCGCTGCTGCTCTACGTCGTCATCGTCGTGTGGCCGGTCGCCCAGGCGATCTACTACTCGCTGACCGACTGGCGGGGCCTGGCGGCCGCCCCCGAGTTCATCGGGCTGGGCAACTACGTCACGCTGTTCCAGGACCCCACCTTCCTCAAGGCGCTGACCAACAACTTGATCCTGTTGGTCGCGCTGCCCACGATCGTGATCGTGCTGGCGTTCGCGCTGGCGATCCTGGTCACCGTCGGGGGCAGCACGCGCGGGCAGATCCGTGGCGTGCGCGGGGCGAACTTCTTCCGCATGGTGAGCTTCTTCCCGTACGTGATCCCGGCCGTCGTGGTCGGCATCCTGTTCGCCTTCATCTACTCACCCAACGGCGGGCTGCTCAATGGCACCCTCGGCCTGGTCGGTCTGGACTCCGGGATCGCGTGGCTGGGAAACCCGGACTACGCCCTGATCGCGGTCATGCTGGCCGTGGTCTGGAACCTGCTCGGGTTCTACATGGTGCTCTTCGTCGCCGCGATCCACGCGGTGCCCGCCGAGGTGGTGGAAGCCGCACGTCTCGACGGCTGTGGACGCATGCGGCTCTCTGTGCAGGTGATCATGCCGATGATCCGGGAGAACGTGTCGACGGCCGCCGTGTACATGGGCATCGTCGCGCTGGACATGTTCGTGTACATCCAGGTGATGACGCCGAACGGCGGCACGGCCAAGAGCACCGAGGTCATCTCCCGGTACCTCTACCAGACGGCGTTCTTCGACTCGCGGTTCGGGCTCGCCTCGGCCATGGGTGTGGTGCTCGCTCTGGTGACGATGCTGATGGCCGTGATCGTCCTGTTCAGCTTCCGACGGAAGGATGTGTGA
- the rpsS gene encoding 30S ribosomal protein S19 translates to MPRSIAKGPFVDDHLQKKVDVQNDKGTKNLIKTWSRRSVITPDFLGHTFAVHDGRKHVTVFVTESMVGHKLGEFAPTRTFKGHEKDDRKGRRR, encoded by the coding sequence ATGCCTCGCAGTATCGCCAAGGGCCCGTTCGTCGACGATCACCTTCAGAAGAAGGTCGACGTCCAGAACGACAAGGGCACGAAGAACCTCATCAAGACCTGGTCGCGTCGTTCGGTCATCACCCCGGACTTCCTCGGCCACACCTTCGCAGTGCACGACGGCCGCAAGCACGTCACGGTGTTCGTCACCGAGTCGATGGTCGGCCACAAGCTCGGCGAGTTCGCTCCCACGCGGACTTTCAAGGGCCACGAGAAGGACGACAGAAAGGGCCGTCGTCGCTGA
- a CDS encoding carbohydrate ABC transporter permease produces MAKSPESAGAAQAGPARAHAVDGSGSRGRGGRSASSGGDRSFGVIANVVLTIWALLVVLPLLWTFYSSFKNSREILTSPFSLPEKLNVENFVTAWTEAGIGRFFGNTLIVVGGALFLVMLLGSMCAYVLARYAFPGRRLIYYGLIAGLTFPLFLAVVPLFFVLESMGLRNTYIGLILAYAGFALPFTVFFLYAFFRQLPEEIAEAAAIDGAGDFRTFFTVMVPMAAPGLASVTIFNFLGLWNQFLLPVVLNTDESKFVLAQGLANMQAQQGYQSDWGAMFAAVTITILPVLIVYAFFQRQLQGGVGRGADK; encoded by the coding sequence ATGGCGAAGAGCCCCGAGTCCGCGGGGGCCGCGCAGGCGGGCCCCGCGCGAGCGCACGCCGTCGACGGCTCCGGATCCCGGGGCCGAGGCGGCCGTTCCGCGTCCTCGGGCGGGGACCGGAGCTTCGGCGTCATCGCCAACGTGGTCCTGACCATCTGGGCGCTGCTGGTGGTCCTGCCGCTGCTGTGGACCTTCTACAGCTCGTTCAAGAACTCTCGGGAGATCCTCACCTCACCGTTCAGCCTGCCCGAGAAGCTGAACGTCGAGAACTTCGTGACCGCCTGGACCGAGGCCGGCATCGGCCGGTTCTTCGGGAACACGCTGATCGTCGTCGGCGGAGCGCTGTTCCTGGTGATGCTCCTGGGCTCCATGTGTGCGTACGTCCTGGCCCGGTACGCCTTCCCCGGGCGTCGGCTGATCTACTACGGGCTGATCGCCGGGCTCACGTTCCCGCTGTTCCTCGCCGTGGTGCCGCTGTTCTTCGTGCTGGAATCGATGGGGCTGCGCAACACCTACATCGGGTTGATCCTGGCCTATGCCGGCTTCGCCCTCCCGTTCACGGTGTTCTTCCTCTATGCGTTCTTCCGACAGCTGCCGGAAGAGATCGCCGAGGCCGCCGCCATCGACGGCGCAGGGGACTTCCGTACCTTCTTCACGGTGATGGTCCCGATGGCGGCCCCGGGGCTCGCCAGCGTGACGATCTTCAACTTCCTCGGCCTGTGGAACCAGTTCCTGCTCCCGGTCGTGCTGAACACGGACGAGAGCAAGTTCGTGCTCGCCCAGGGCCTCGCGAACATGCAGGCGCAGCAGGGCTACCAGTCGGACTGGGGCGCGATGTTCGCCGCCGTGACCATCACGATCCTGCCGGTGCTCATCGTCTACGCGTTCTTCCAGCGCCAGCTGCAGGGCGGCGTCGGACGCGGCGCGGACAAATGA
- the rplB gene encoding 50S ribosomal protein L2 — protein MAIRKSKPTTPGRRGSSGADFVEVTRSTPEKSLVRPLSKSGGRNSNGRITSRHRGGGHKRAYRVIDFRRHDKDGVRAKVAHIEYDPNRTARIALLHYADGEKRYILAPSKLRQGDWIENGAGSDIKPGNNLPLRNIPLGTVIHAIELRPGGGAKIARSAGASVQLVAKDGPYAQLRMPSGEIRNVDARCRATIGEVGNAEQSNINWGKAGRMRWKGKRPHVRGVVMNPHDHPHGGGEGRTSGGRHPVSPWGQPEGRTRRPGKESEKLIVRRRRTGKKR, from the coding sequence ATGGCAATTCGTAAGAGCAAGCCGACCACGCCCGGTCGTCGCGGCTCGAGTGGCGCCGACTTCGTCGAGGTCACCCGGTCCACGCCGGAGAAGTCACTGGTCCGCCCGCTGTCCAAGTCCGGCGGTCGCAACAGCAACGGTCGCATCACCTCCCGTCACCGGGGCGGTGGCCACAAGCGGGCCTACCGCGTGATCGACTTCCGTCGCCACGACAAGGACGGCGTCCGCGCCAAGGTCGCACACATCGAGTACGACCCCAACCGCACCGCACGCATCGCGCTGCTGCACTACGCGGACGGCGAGAAGCGCTACATCCTCGCCCCGTCGAAGCTCCGTCAGGGCGATTGGATCGAGAACGGCGCAGGGTCGGACATCAAGCCCGGCAACAACCTGCCGCTGCGCAACATCCCGCTGGGCACCGTGATCCACGCGATCGAGCTCCGCCCCGGCGGCGGTGCCAAGATCGCCCGCAGCGCCGGTGCCTCCGTGCAGCTGGTCGCCAAGGACGGGCCCTACGCGCAGCTGCGCATGCCCTCCGGGGAGATCCGCAACGTCGACGCCCGCTGCCGCGCCACCATCGGCGAGGTCGGCAATGCCGAGCAGTCCAACATCAATTGGGGCAAGGCAGGCCGTATGCGCTGGAAGGGCAAGCGTCCGCACGTCCGCGGCGTCGTCATGAACCCCCACGATCACCCCCACGGTGGCGGCGAGGGCCGCACCTCCGGTGGTCGTCATCCGGTGTCGCCCTGGGGTCAGCCCGAGGGCCGTACCCGTCGACCGGGCAAGGAGAGCGAGAAGCTCATCGTGCGCCGTCGTCGGACCGGCAAGAAGCGCTGA
- the rplD gene encoding 50S ribosomal protein L4 — MAANLTVEVLDTAGKKSGTVELPASIFDVQTNVPLIHQVVVAQQAAARQGTHKTKTRAEVRGGGKKPWKQKGTGRARQGSLRAPQFAGGGTVHGPVPRDYGQRTPKKMKAAALRGALSDRARNGRVHVVSSLLDGDVASTKAARVTLSHVSDRRHLLVVVRRDDDLGALSSRNLPTTHVLYADQVNTYDVMLSDDVVFTAGALEDFVAQATLTLPASSFATAKAAAAAPAPAAPAAAAEEGPFGDGSAAPLADGSAPEGFTIKGNQGSKKFHTEDSPWYGRTKAEVWFASEEAALAAGFVNAVKESTPADEAAEEESK; from the coding sequence ATGGCAGCGAACCTGACCGTCGAGGTGCTCGACACCGCCGGAAAGAAGTCCGGCACCGTCGAGCTGCCCGCGTCGATCTTCGACGTGCAGACCAATGTGCCCCTGATCCACCAGGTGGTCGTCGCCCAGCAGGCGGCCGCCCGTCAGGGCACCCACAAGACCAAGACCCGCGCCGAGGTGCGCGGCGGCGGCAAGAAGCCCTGGAAGCAGAAGGGCACCGGTCGTGCCCGTCAGGGTTCCCTGCGCGCACCGCAGTTCGCCGGTGGCGGCACCGTCCACGGCCCCGTCCCGCGCGACTACGGTCAGCGCACCCCGAAGAAGATGAAGGCCGCCGCTCTGCGGGGCGCCCTCTCCGATCGGGCCCGCAACGGCCGCGTCCACGTGGTCTCGTCCCTGCTCGACGGGGACGTCGCCTCCACCAAGGCGGCCCGCGTGACCCTGTCCCACGTCTCCGACCGCCGGCACCTGCTGGTCGTCGTGCGTCGTGACGACGACCTGGGCGCGCTGAGCTCGCGCAACCTGCCGACCACCCACGTCCTGTACGCGGACCAGGTGAACACCTACGACGTCATGCTCTCCGACGACGTCGTGTTCACCGCCGGTGCGCTGGAGGACTTCGTGGCCCAGGCCACCCTGACCCTTCCCGCCTCCTCCTTCGCCACGGCGAAGGCTGCTGCTGCCGCCCCGGCTCCCGCCGCGCCGGCCGCCGCTGCCGAGGAGGGCCCCTTCGGCGACGGCTCCGCGGCCCCGCTGGCCGACGGCTCCGCGCCCGAGGGCTTCACCATCAAGGGCAACCAGGGTTCGAAGAAGTTCCACACCGAGGACTCCCCGTGGTACGGCCGTACCAAGGCCGAGGTCTGGTTCGCGTCCGAGGAGGCCGCCCTGGCCGCCGGGTTCGTGAACGCGGTCAAGGAGTCCACCCCGGCCGATGAGGCCGCCGAGGAGGAGTCGAAGTGA
- the rplW gene encoding 50S ribosomal protein L23, which translates to MTSLNKDPRDVLLAPVVSEKSYGLMDEGKYTFLVDARANKTEIKIAVESIFDVKVSSVNTINRQGKTRRTRFGTGKRKNTKRAVITLTDGAIDIFGGSVA; encoded by the coding sequence GTGACCTCGCTGAACAAGGATCCCCGCGACGTCCTGCTGGCCCCGGTCGTCTCCGAGAAGAGCTACGGGCTGATGGACGAGGGCAAGTACACCTTCCTGGTGGACGCTCGCGCCAACAAGACCGAGATCAAGATCGCCGTCGAATCCATCTTCGACGTCAAGGTCTCCTCGGTGAACACGATCAACCGTCAGGGCAAGACGCGCCGCACGCGCTTCGGGACCGGCAAGCGCAAGAACACCAAGCGCGCCGTGATCACCCTGACTGACGGAGCCATCGACATCTTCGGAGGGTCGGTCGCCTGA
- the rpsQ gene encoding 30S ribosomal protein S17 encodes MTENTQADIPAAEELDKEGAHASSHERPYRKTVRGLVVSDKMDKTVVVEVEERVKHARYGKVTTKSSKFKAHDEENAAGYGDRVLIMETRPTSATKRWRLVEILERAK; translated from the coding sequence ATGACTGAGAACACCCAGGCCGATATCCCGGCCGCAGAGGAACTCGACAAGGAGGGGGCGCACGCGTCCTCCCACGAGCGCCCGTACCGCAAGACCGTCCGCGGTCTCGTGGTCTCGGACAAGATGGACAAGACCGTCGTGGTCGAGGTCGAGGAGCGTGTCAAGCACGCCCGCTACGGCAAGGTCACGACGAAGTCCAGCAAGTTCAAGGCCCATGACGAGGAGAACGCTGCCGGCTACGGCGACCGTGTCCTGATCATGGAGACCCGTCCGACCTCCGCCACCAAGCGGTGGCGCCTGGTCGAGATCCTCGAGCGCGCCAAGTGA
- the rplV gene encoding 50S ribosomal protein L22, which yields MEAKAQVRHLRMSPMKARRVVDLIRGKSTAEALDTLRFAPQAASEPVLKLVESAIANARVKADQAGERFDERELVVSAAFVDEGPTMKRFQPRAQGRAFQIKKRTSHVTVVVAPVNK from the coding sequence ATGGAAGCCAAGGCGCAGGTGCGGCATCTCCGCATGTCGCCCATGAAGGCTCGCCGCGTTGTGGACCTGATTCGTGGCAAGAGCACGGCCGAGGCCCTGGACACCCTGCGGTTCGCGCCGCAGGCCGCCAGCGAGCCCGTCCTCAAGCTCGTCGAGTCCGCGATCGCCAACGCGCGGGTGAAGGCAGATCAGGCGGGGGAGCGCTTCGATGAGCGCGAGCTCGTCGTCTCCGCCGCATTCGTCGATGAAGGTCCGACCATGAAGCGGTTCCAGCCGCGTGCACAGGGTCGAGCCTTCCAGATCAAGAAGCGCACCAGCCACGTCACCGTGGTGGTCGCTCCCGTGAACAAGTAA
- the ngcE gene encoding N-acetylglucosamine/diacetylchitobiose ABC transporter substrate-binding protein, with the protein MLDTPAEKLGASRRLFLGLAGVGTGAAALSACAAGGGGGGGDEGEDGSGVGTGEGDVSDDNPFGVSGDAKVDVVIFNGGYGDQYAKDAGEKYQEMYPDADVQVSSTVNIQPDLQPRFIGGNPPDLFDNSGAQSMNSGALVGEGSVAEIDQLVEATSLDGGTIKDSLIPGSLAPGTYSGKLYALNYVYTVYAVWFSRKQFEEKGWTPPVTWDDVMTIGEAAKGEDIALFPWGGQNASNYYRELALSMAIKEGGVEVQKNLDRLEPDAFEQDSVVSAYAAIEDAVAAGYFLSGGAGIKHTEAQAQWVTGKAVMYPSGSWIENEQKGITPEDYEMVGVPTPQLSSSGAMPPETIHGTAGEPFFVPSDAANGAGGLEFLRIMLSKEQAQNFSEITSSPTVLKDTIPEGAFGSTALASTNEMITAAGENTFHISHRDWYGLGPDTVTLWTEFLSGALTADQAREREQAMIDAVREDDSIEKFDVPE; encoded by the coding sequence ATGCTCGACACTCCGGCCGAGAAGCTCGGAGCGTCCCGACGGCTCTTCCTCGGCCTCGCCGGGGTGGGCACCGGGGCCGCCGCCCTGAGCGCCTGTGCCGCCGGTGGCGGTGGCGGCGGCGGTGACGAGGGCGAGGACGGTTCCGGCGTGGGCACCGGGGAGGGCGACGTCTCCGACGACAACCCCTTCGGCGTCTCGGGCGATGCGAAGGTCGACGTCGTCATCTTCAACGGCGGCTACGGCGACCAGTACGCGAAGGACGCCGGCGAGAAGTACCAGGAGATGTACCCGGACGCCGACGTACAGGTCTCCTCGACCGTGAACATCCAGCCCGATCTGCAGCCGCGCTTCATCGGCGGCAACCCGCCGGACCTCTTCGACAACTCGGGCGCGCAGTCGATGAACTCCGGGGCGCTCGTCGGGGAAGGCAGCGTGGCCGAGATCGATCAGCTCGTCGAGGCGACCTCCCTCGACGGCGGCACCATCAAGGACTCTCTGATCCCCGGCTCGCTGGCTCCGGGGACGTATTCCGGCAAGCTGTACGCCCTCAACTACGTCTACACCGTCTACGCGGTGTGGTTCTCCCGCAAGCAGTTCGAGGAGAAGGGCTGGACCCCGCCTGTCACCTGGGACGACGTGATGACCATCGGTGAAGCCGCCAAGGGCGAGGACATCGCGCTGTTCCCGTGGGGCGGGCAGAACGCCTCGAACTACTATCGCGAGCTCGCCCTCTCGATGGCCATCAAGGAGGGCGGCGTCGAGGTGCAGAAGAATCTCGACCGCCTCGAGCCCGACGCCTTCGAGCAGGACTCCGTCGTCAGCGCGTACGCGGCGATCGAGGATGCCGTCGCGGCCGGATACTTCCTCTCCGGCGGTGCCGGGATCAAGCACACCGAGGCCCAGGCCCAATGGGTCACCGGAAAAGCGGTGATGTACCCGTCGGGCTCGTGGATCGAGAACGAGCAGAAGGGCATCACCCCGGAGGACTACGAGATGGTGGGCGTTCCCACCCCCCAGCTCAGTTCGAGCGGCGCGATGCCCCCGGAGACCATCCACGGCACGGCGGGGGAGCCCTTCTTCGTCCCCAGCGACGCCGCGAACGGGGCCGGGGGGCTGGAGTTCCTGCGGATCATGCTCTCCAAGGAACAGGCGCAGAACTTCTCCGAGATCACCTCGTCCCCGACGGTCCTCAAGGACACCATCCCCGAGGGCGCCTTCGGCTCCACCGCGCTCGCCTCGACCAACGAGATGATCACCGCCGCAGGAGAGAACACCTTCCACATCAGCCACCGCGACTGGTACGGGCTCGGCCCCGACACGGTCACCCTGTGGACGGAGTTCCTCAGCGGCGCTCTGACCGCCGACCAGGCCCGGGAGCGGGAGCAGGCGATGATCGACGCGGTCCGCGAGGACGACAGCATCGAGAAGTTCGACGTTCCCGAGTGA
- the rplE gene encoding 50S ribosomal protein L5, which yields MSETVTQAPTPRLKTQYTETVKAQLTEQFGYENVMLVPGLTKIVVNMGVGDAARDSKVIDGAIRDLAEITGQKPQVTKARKSIAQFKLREGMPIGVHVTLRNARMWEFLDRLLSTALPRIRDFRGLSPKHFDGNGNYTFGLTEQVMFHEIDQDKIDRVRGMDITVVTTAKTDDEGRALLKLLGFPFKEN from the coding sequence ATGAGCGAGACCGTCACCCAGGCGCCCACCCCGCGCCTGAAGACCCAGTACACCGAGACCGTCAAGGCGCAGCTGACCGAGCAGTTCGGTTACGAGAACGTCATGCTGGTCCCGGGACTGACCAAGATCGTCGTGAACATGGGCGTCGGCGACGCCGCCCGCGATTCCAAGGTGATCGATGGGGCCATCCGTGACCTCGCCGAGATCACCGGCCAGAAGCCCCAGGTCACCAAGGCCCGCAAGTCCATCGCGCAGTTCAAGCTGCGTGAGGGCATGCCGATCGGTGTGCACGTCACCCTGCGCAACGCCCGCATGTGGGAGTTCCTGGACCGTCTGCTGTCGACCGCGCTGCCGCGCATCCGCGACTTCCGCGGTCTGTCGCCGAAGCACTTCGACGGCAATGGCAACTACACCTTCGGTCTCACGGAGCAGGTCATGTTCCACGAGATCGACCAGGACAAGATCGACCGCGTCCGTGGTATGGACATCACGGTCGTGACCACCGCGAAGACCGACGACGAGGGACGCGCGCTGCTGAAGCTGCTCGGCTTCCCCTTCAAGGAGAACTGA
- the rplP gene encoding 50S ribosomal protein L16 — protein sequence MLIPRRTKHRKQHHPTRSGMAKGGTELAFGDYGIQALAPAYVTNRQIEAARIAMTRYMKRGGKVFINIYPDRPLTKKPAEVRMGSGKGSVEWWVANIKPGRVMFEITGVDEEVAREALRLAMHKLPMKCRILSREGGDI from the coding sequence ATGCTGATCCCTCGCAGGACCAAGCACCGCAAGCAGCACCATCCGACGCGCAGCGGCATGGCCAAGGGCGGGACCGAGCTCGCGTTCGGTGACTACGGCATCCAGGCGCTCGCGCCGGCCTACGTCACCAATCGCCAGATCGAGGCCGCACGTATCGCCATGACCCGCTATATGAAGCGTGGCGGCAAGGTGTTCATCAACATCTACCCCGATCGACCGCTCACCAAGAAGCCGGCCGAGGTCCGCATGGGCTCCGGCAAGGGTTCCGTCGAGTGGTGGGTCGCCAATATCAAGCCGGGACGAGTCATGTTCGAGATCACCGGCGTCGACGAGGAGGTTGCTCGTGAGGCCTTGCGCCTGGCGATGCACAAGCTCCCCATGAAGTGCCGCATTCTGAGCCGAGAGGGTGGTGACATCTGA
- the rpsJ gene encoding 30S ribosomal protein S10 codes for MAGQKIRIRLKSYDHEVIDTSARKIVETVSSAGATVVGPVPLPTEKNVFCVIRSPHKYKDSREHFEMRTHKRLIDIVDPTPKAVDSLMRLDLPADVNIEIKL; via the coding sequence ATGGCGGGACAGAAGATCCGCATCCGGCTCAAGTCGTACGACCACGAGGTGATCGACACCTCGGCGCGCAAGATCGTCGAGACGGTCTCCAGCGCGGGTGCGACGGTCGTGGGCCCGGTGCCGCTGCCGACCGAGAAGAACGTGTTCTGCGTGATCCGTTCTCCCCACAAGTACAAGGACTCCCGTGAGCATTTCGAGATGCGCACGCACAAGCGACTGATCGACATCGTCGACCCCACGCCCAAGGCCGTGGACTCGCTCATGCGTCTCGACCTGCCGGCGGACGTCAACATCGAGATCAAGCTCTGA
- the rplN gene encoding 50S ribosomal protein L14, with protein MIQQESRLKVADNTGAKEILCIRVLGGSGRRYASIGDTIVATVKDAIPGGNVKKGDIIKAVVVRTSKERRRADGSYIRFDENAAVILKTDGEPRGTRIFGPVGRELRDKRFMKIISLAPEVL; from the coding sequence GTGATTCAGCAGGAGTCGCGACTGAAGGTCGCCGACAACACGGGTGCCAAGGAGATTCTCTGCATCCGTGTTCTCGGTGGCTCCGGTCGCCGTTACGCCAGCATCGGCGACACCATCGTGGCGACCGTCAAGGACGCCATCCCCGGTGGCAACGTCAAGAAGGGCGACATCATCAAGGCTGTCGTCGTCCGTACGTCCAAGGAGCGTCGGCGCGCCGACGGCTCCTACATCCGCTTCGACGAGAACGCGGCGGTGATCCTCAAGACCGACGGCGAGCCGCGCGGGACGCGCATCTTCGGCCCCGTCGGTCGCGAGCTGCGCGACAAGCGCTTCATGAAGATCATCTCGCTGGCACCGGAGGTGCTGTGA
- the rpsC gene encoding 30S ribosomal protein S3, whose product MGQKVNPNGFRLGITTEHNSRWFADSSKEGQRYRDYVKEDVAIRKLMSTGMERAGISKVEIERTRDRVRVDLHTARPGIVIGRRGAEAERLRGALEKLTGKQIQLNILEVKNPEADAQLVAQGIAEQLAARVSFRRAMRKGMQSAQRAGAKGIRVAVSGRLGGAEMSRNEFYREGRVPLHTLRANIDYGFYEARTAFGRIGVKVWIYKGDVTAKELAAQQAASQGPRSGGRGPRAERPRGRRNERNAAARRENQESAPQASAPAEQPASAPAEQSGTEA is encoded by the coding sequence ATGGGCCAGAAGGTCAATCCGAACGGGTTCCGCCTCGGGATCACCACGGAGCACAACAGCCGGTGGTTCGCCGACTCCTCCAAGGAGGGTCAGCGCTACCGCGACTACGTGAAGGAAGACGTCGCGATCCGCAAGCTCATGTCCACGGGCATGGAGCGGGCCGGCATCTCCAAGGTCGAGATCGAGCGCACCCGGGATCGCGTCCGTGTCGATCTCCACACCGCCCGCCCGGGCATCGTCATCGGGCGCCGCGGCGCGGAGGCCGAGCGTCTGCGCGGTGCGCTGGAGAAGCTCACCGGCAAGCAGATCCAGCTGAACATCCTCGAGGTCAAGAACCCCGAGGCCGATGCCCAGCTGGTCGCTCAGGGCATCGCCGAGCAGCTCGCCGCCCGTGTGTCCTTCCGTCGTGCGATGCGCAAGGGCATGCAGTCCGCGCAGCGCGCCGGCGCGAAGGGCATCCGTGTGGCGGTCTCCGGCCGTCTCGGCGGCGCCGAGATGAGCCGTAACGAGTTCTACCGCGAGGGGCGCGTGCCGCTGCACACCCTCCGCGCGAACATCGACTACGGCTTCTACGAGGCCCGCACCGCCTTCGGCCGCATCGGCGTGAAGGTGTGGATCTACAAGGGCGACGTCACCGCCAAGGAGCTCGCGGCCCAGCAGGCCGCCTCGCAGGGTCCCCGCTCCGGCGGGCGCGGCCCGCGTGCCGAGCGCCCGCGCGGCCGTCGTAACGAGCGCAATGCAGCCGCCCGTCGGGAGAACCAGGAGTCTGCTCCGCAGGCATCTGCTCCCGCCGAGCAGCCGGCGTCCGCTCCCGCAGAGCAGTCCGGAACGGAGGCCTGA
- a CDS encoding type Z 30S ribosomal protein S14, protein MAKTALIKKSERKPKFAVRAYTRCQRCGRPHSVYRKFGLCRVCLREMAHRGELPGVTKSSW, encoded by the coding sequence ATGGCCAAGACAGCCCTGATCAAGAAGTCGGAGCGCAAGCCGAAGTTCGCGGTGCGCGCCTACACCCGGTGCCAGCGCTGCGGCCGTCCGCACTCCGTGTACCGCAAGTTCGGGCTCTGCCGAGTCTGCCTTCGCGAGATGGCTCACCGCGGTGAGCTCCCCGGCGTCACCAAGAGCAGCTGGTAA
- the rplX gene encoding 50S ribosomal protein L24 yields MAKMKIKKGDLVQVVTGRTSDSDKAAQRGLSAGDKGKQGRVLQVFPDTQRVLVEGINRRTHHVKPNQAGGAGGIEQREASLHVSNVALVDPEDNRPTKVGFRVETVELDSGRSKQVRVRYAKRSGKDI; encoded by the coding sequence ATGGCAAAGATGAAGATCAAGAAGGGCGACCTCGTCCAGGTCGTCACCGGCCGCACCAGCGACAGCGACAAGGCCGCCCAGCGTGGCCTCAGCGCCGGCGACAAGGGCAAGCAGGGCCGCGTCCTGCAGGTCTTCCCCGACACGCAGCGCGTGCTCGTGGAGGGCATCAACCGCCGCACCCATCACGTCAAGCCGAACCAGGCCGGCGGCGCGGGCGGCATCGAGCAGCGCGAGGCCTCGCTCCACGTCTCCAACGTGGCCCTGGTCGACCCGGAGGACAACAGGCCGACCAAGGTCGGCTTCCGCGTCGAGACCGTCGAGCTCGACAGCGGCCGCTCCAAGCAGGTGCGCGTCCGCTACGCCAAGCGCTCCGGGAAGGACATCTGA
- the rplC gene encoding 50S ribosomal protein L3: MSNELTGQQARPVTGVLGTKLGMTQVWDDSGKLVPVTVVQTGANVVTQIRSLETDGYDAVQIAYGQIDPRKVSAPLKGHFEKAGVTPRRHLVELRTADAAEYSLGQEIDASVFTSGQKVDIVGTSKGKGTAGVMKRHGFAGVSATHGQHRNHRKPGSIGGASTPGRVFRGQRMAGRMGSDRTSVQNLTVHAVDVEKGLVLVKGAVPGAKGGLVLVRSAVKSPAKEA, translated from the coding sequence ATGAGCAACGAACTGACAGGGCAGCAGGCCCGTCCGGTGACCGGCGTGCTCGGCACCAAGCTCGGCATGACCCAGGTCTGGGACGACAGCGGAAAGCTCGTTCCTGTGACCGTCGTGCAGACCGGTGCGAACGTCGTCACCCAGATCCGTTCCCTCGAGACCGACGGGTACGACGCCGTGCAGATCGCTTACGGCCAGATCGACCCCCGCAAGGTGTCGGCCCCGCTGAAGGGCCACTTCGAGAAGGCCGGCGTGACCCCGCGCCGTCATCTCGTCGAGCTGCGCACCGCGGATGCCGCCGAGTACAGCCTCGGACAGGAGATCGACGCGTCGGTCTTCACCTCCGGCCAGAAGGTCGACATCGTCGGCACCTCCAAGGGCAAGGGCACCGCGGGCGTCATGAAGCGTCACGGCTTCGCCGGCGTCAGCGCCACCCACGGTCAGCACCGCAACCACCGCAAGCCCGGGTCCATCGGCGGCGCGTCCACCCCCGGTCGCGTCTTCCGGGGTCAGCGCATGGCTGGCCGTATGGGCAGCGATCGCACCAGTGTCCAGAACCTGACCGTTCATGCGGTCGACGTCGAGAAGGGCCTCGTGCTCGTCAAGGGTGCCGTTCCCGGCGCCAAGGGCGGCCTCGTGCTCGTCCGCTCGGCTGTCAAGAGCCCCGCGAAGGAGGCCTGA